A stretch of DNA from Carya illinoinensis cultivar Pawnee chromosome 12, C.illinoinensisPawnee_v1, whole genome shotgun sequence:
AGCTACGTCGTTTGTGTCTAGGACCCTTTTAACGGTCTCACTCACATCtctattacatcgaaagaagcgACTCTTTTTTGGGCTTAGTCTGTGATTATGTATATTATAAACTGTTGTCAACCGCATCTTCCCCTCGACTCTTAAGGCATTAATCATTGCCTTACAGTCCGTCTTTCCTGTTGGACGAGGGTTGGCTACATTTAAACTCTTATTCCGGGCCTTTCCTCCCCGTGCACACCCAAGGGTGACATATCTGACTGATTGATCTTCTGACCACTCGCTCCTTTGGGTCATCACCCCAAACCTGTTCTTTTGACCATAATGCTTATAATAGCTCAACAAATCATCAAACGAATTAAACTCCATCCCCGACTTGGGCTCCTCGATGATATCATCACCATCTGATGATGGAACTACCTGTGGTGTACCGGTAGTGCCATCATCGGTTTCCTGTTCATTTGATCTATCCATGATATTCTCTTCATCAACTTTAGCGGAACTACATGCCTCTTCAgtttccaaacaaatgggtGTATCTCGGTCACCAACTCTTGCACTCGTTGCGGAGCTTGTATTGATAATTGGCCTCGGAGGTCTCATCCCATATTGAAATGGGTAACCAACATtctgcttaaaagaaaaaaagaaaacgttTAAActacttttaataaaaaatattaaataactacAAATCCATAAcgattcaagtttcaaaaccaCTTGAATGTTGCTTGGAATTTGATAGTCAGCTTGATATCGCATAAAAGTTGGTGCCCATTCAGGCACTGGTCCAAAATAACCGTGCATGTAATTTGTATACTTTACTAAACCAGTTTCAAGAATGtcctaacataaaaataataatgctaATTAGAATGCTAAACTTATAATACCAATAAGTTTTATATAGGCTCAAATAACATACTGAAGTGGGGGGAATTGAGCTAGATAGTGTACGGGAAGACGGGTGTTCTTCCCCTTTTCCCATGCCCTGTAAAAGTTGTTCAATATCCAAGGTTAGTCTTTGATAAGGTTTAAGGAAAACTATATCATGAATGACCAAGAACTTTGAGTGATGACTAATATCCTTTGCTACTTAttctatgaaaaaataaatataacaatacTACATGAAATTTGTTTATATACTTTTAAAGAGCATAGAATACAAGATTACTATAGTTTTAAAGTGCAATAAATAATAGCACATGGCTGAAAATCCACCCTCTTTCATATTTCTAAACATTTCATACCCAGCTCTTGgaacaaaaaatcaattttacatctacttatatatatatcaaaaataaaaaaaccaccACAATATTTAACAACTAAACCACAATAATTAAACCACAATATGGaactacaaaattaatattttcagccAAAATATTTCTAcatatttaactattttttcttccaaattttttttattcttaagtaAATCAATAGAAACATGCCATCTTCATGAACAACCAAGGCAGTAGGGATTACTAAACCAACTACATACATGACATCCTCTGTTCATACTACtacaaacataaatttaacaACAACTAACCCACAATAATTAAACCACAATATTTaacctcaaaattaatatttttagccAACAAATTTCTTCATATCTAACTTAAAACTCCTGCCAAATTCTTATATTGTTAAGTAAATCAATACATGCTTTATTCTTTATCAATAACTGGTATTTAATTAAGCAAATGTAACTATTATTGCAGATTGAAGAATGACTTAGGAGCTTACGGATAAAACTCACAAAGATGCTCCACGCAGATGACCCACGGACCTGACCCACCCACGGACCTGACCCACGAGATGGATGACCCGGTATCTTGGCCCACATACCTGGCGGAAACAGTGGCAACGACGCTAACCCAGACCGAGCCCACCACACTGACCCAAACCGAGCCCACTACACTGACCCAAACCGAGCCCACCACACTGACCCAACCCGATTCACAGCCTTGACTCACACCAACCAACGCCCAACCCACTTCGTTTCTGCACCCACACTAACGAATGGCCCACGCAGTGATGCCGTGACCTGGAGCTGCTTCGATGGGAACCTCTCGCACCTCTCGCACCAATGGCTGTAAGAACAGAGCGGGAAATATGAAGCTGAAACCCATTTTGCatttttggccttttttttttttttttttaatagttgacGTGGCGCAGCAGACTGCACTCCGCTTATaatccacgactgtatgtagaaCTATTGTTGCTAAAAATATCTATGTAAAAGCGTACCCAATTGAAGCAGGATTGTCTCAAGTCCGACAAGTTGACCGGTTCAGCGAGTCGCCTCCTTCCAAGTAACGGCTACTTCCACTCCTCATAGCCGGTCACGAATGCACCCCCGCCGCCCCAACGCCAACGGTCACTTTTTCCTTGACGACAAAATTTCCTGAAAATCGCAAGTCACAACGTTTTAAGTCTCACACTCCTTTATATAATCCTCAATCTCTCAGAAACCTTTTTCTTATTCATCGGAAAACAATCTTCAAGATACGCACATTCATAACGCACCATCGATTCTCTTCACGCTTCGATTTCCAAAGATGCATAggcttcttcttctactttatatGTCTGTTCTGTGTGTCTCGCGCTCCGGCCTCGTACAAGCAGACAATGCGCCTGCTCCTTCGCCAAACCCAACACTTACGACGCCACCAGCAAAGTCGCCCTCTCCGTCAATTTCTCACGCGTCTTCTCCTTCCATTTCTCCGGCATCGCCTTCGAAGTCTCCGACTGTATCTCCGCCCACGTACACTCCAGCAAGTCCTGCGCCCGTTTCGAATCCACCGGCGAAATCTCCGTCCATTTCGCCAGCGAAATCGCCGTCGACTTCACCTGTTAAATCTCCTTCCATTGCCCCGGAAAAGTCTCCAGCAAGTCCGCCGACGCCCATCGTTGCTCCGACCCAGAGTCCATCGACAAATGGGCCTTCTCCAATACGGTTCCCTGCACCGGTTTCTTCTCCGAGTACCACTCCCGCGAGCCCCCCGGAAACGGCAGACGTTCCAGCAAGTGGCATGGCTCCTGAGGTTTCGGCCAACATTCCATCAAGTTCTGCGACGCCTGGGGAGGCACCAGTAGTGTTTCCATCTAGCAGTAGTCCTCCGAGTCAGGCGCCGGGGAGTTTTTCGGCGGAGACTGCAAAAGGTCCGGTTAGTGATGACTCGGGTTCGGATTCGAAGTACAAGGCAGGTGTCATTTTGAGCGGATTGAGTATATTGGCGGCTCTGTCCTTTTAGTTTTTTCCCGACGGTTTTTTGGTTTCACTGTTCTCCACGGCTGTCCCACATTATTCACATTTATTTGGCGTTGTaaccagatttttttaataaaaattaaaaccttcttgtaatttttattcaatgataaaatattatatcaatttgAAGATAATATAAATTAGGAAGATACAGtattacttttcaaaataaaaaataaaaaacatagaCATGTCTTGCACGATCCGCTCCGCTAGCacatcattaaaaatttatattttaataaaattttaccaaagactattaatttttattatctctTGTAACAAAACGAGATCTTATAGGCATAATCGTagcttcctttatttatttatttattttttattttattgtggcACAAAGGCAACAAACGACGACGGTAGCGTTGTTTGTTTGGTacatttatcttaaaaaaagatattttcttCACTGTAGGAAATTATTTAGTTGTTCCCAAATAATCAGAAACCAATCCTCGAACACTCTCAAAGAATATGGCGATATCCAACTTTTTCTACCCGCTAAATTCCACTCTCAGGCCCCTACTCCACTCCACGTTCCTTAATTCCTCTTTTACACAACTTAACCTTACGAAGAAATCCATATACCCAACCAGAAAACCCAGAAGAACACACATCAATGCCCAGTCCAATGGCAGCGGCTCAGCTGATGCCTCCGACCGCTTAATTTCAGCCGTATGTTACTTCTACCCCTTCTTTGATGGCATACAGTACGGAAAGTACGTTATCACCCAGTTCACTCCCATGCAAGCTCTTATCCAGCCTTTGGTACCGGCTATAAGGGTCTTTAAGAGCTTTCCCTTTAATGGGTTCTTGGTGTTCTTGACCCTTTACTTCGTGGTTGTGAGGAACCGCAACTTTACTAGGTACGTGAGGTTCAATACCATGCAAGCTATTGTGCTTGATGTGCTGCTGATTTTTCCTGATCTTTTGGAGAGAAGCTTCAATCCAAGGGGTGGGTGGGGCTTGGACTTGTTGATGATCTTGGACAGCACTGTGTTTCTGTTCCTTCTGGTTTCTTTGGTTTATGGGTCTTCTTCTTGCTTGCTGGGTCAGGTGCCCAGATTACCCATTGTTGCTGAAGCTGCTGACAGGCAAGTTCTTTGAGCTCCCGTCTGGTTCTCGTCTGTAGCTTTATTAGCCGATCTTAattcatttttaaagaaagtgcTCTAGATTTTTACACTTGGATGCACTCGTTATGAAAGGAAGAAACTTGCATAATTCATTCCTGGTATTGTTGTAtcacaatgtttttttttttaaatattttatcccAATGAAATGGAGGAAACTTTTGATTTGGTAGCAGGTTGTGACtgtaccatatataatgggaaTTTAGGAGTGGCCTTTTGAATGGTCACTTGAATGGTCCTGGGTAGGCAATCTAAGTTTTTCTACAATGGATGAATTCATGTCATTATTGCTCACGTAGTTTCTCTTTGAAAAGTTTTCCTTTGGTAGACAAGGAAAAGATGAGAAAATAGTTATCAATTGGTTGGAGAATTTCATCTGAAATCTAGTCTTGTGAGCAGTAGCGGCACCATAAAAGAGAGGTGATCTTCCTGCAGGTTTCTGGATTTGAAATATTGAGCATGTTGGTTGGTAATGGAGCCTCACTAAAAGAAATAGGAAGTCCTGGAAACTGGACCAGGGGTAACTATTGTACATTTTTCCATGCTCTACTGGTTTCATCACATCTCTGTCAGTGTAGAGCGTTACACATGTTGCCATGGTAGATCGATTTTCATTGTGCTGCTTAGGGAAGCCTTGAGTGTAGACTGTAGAGGCTCTTGCCAAGCAGGTGGTGATGGTGGAGAGCTAGTTCCCCTGATGGTTCACATGGCAATAACTTGTAACCCATATATCGGACAACCATTGCGGAAGACATGTCATTGATGGTAGATAGAACTCTTTTTTAGAGAGCAGATATTGGAAATGAGAACTGCTACTGACACaaaaagattacacaaaagtaaacctACAAACTGACGTGGTTTCACGTAATGTGTTAAATATACTTTACTTtgaaagtaactttataatctgacataCTGCATCAAACCACATCAGTTTATGGATTTACttttgtggctaaagtatttctcaatgGGGATTGCTAATACCAGACTTTGGTCAGTGTCTGTGACTGGGTATTCCAACGGGGTATTTAGTGAACTTTAGTATTTAGTGAATTTTAGTCCATCTCAAGGTATTATGATGGTGTAAATGCTTTGTATAAAATGAAACGGGTTTTTTGCTAGCATCTTATGGATGTAGAGGCCTTTCTATCTAGTTCCAATGTGAAACAATTGGAACTACTTG
This window harbors:
- the LOC122289411 gene encoding lysine-rich arabinogalactan protein 18-like, translated to MHRLLLLLYMSVLCVSRSGLVQADNAPAPSPNPTLTTPPAKSPSPSISHASSPSISPASPSKSPTVSPPTYTPASPAPVSNPPAKSPSISPAKSPSTSPVKSPSIAPEKSPASPPTPIVAPTQSPSTNGPSPIRFPAPVSSPSTTPASPPETADVPASGMAPEVSANIPSSSATPGEAPVVFPSSSSPPSQAPGSFSAETAKGPVSDDSGSDSKYKAGVILSGLSILAALSF
- the LOC122289785 gene encoding protein TIC 20-v, chloroplastic; protein product: MAISNFFYPLNSTLRPLLHSTFLNSSFTQLNLTKKSIYPTRKPRRTHINAQSNGSGSADASDRLISAVCYFYPFFDGIQYGKYVITQFTPMQALIQPLVPAIRVFKSFPFNGFLVFLTLYFVVVRNRNFTRYVRFNTMQAIVLDVLLIFPDLLERSFNPRGGWGLDLLMILDSTVFLFLLVSLVYGSSSCLLGQVPRLPIVAEAADRQVL